A part of Anabas testudineus chromosome 7, fAnaTes1.2, whole genome shotgun sequence genomic DNA contains:
- the LOC117152879 gene encoding trace amine-associated receptor 13c-like: METLKKAELCFPQLFNTSCKKHKRPQSESMIIYTLLSSISLLTVSLNLLVIISISHFRQLHTPTNLLLLSLAVSDFLVGLIVMPFQILLLEPCWFLGDLVCVLYHLITFITVCASVVNMLLISVDRYVAICDPLRYSAKITAKTVRICVLLCWIYSVFYSCLFLPDNLKQPGKYNSCYGECVISVNVALDIVFGFLIPISSIIILYMRVFVVAVSQARSMRSHIAAVKLQRSKTVTVKKSELKAARTLGVVVAVFLMCYCPSYCVSFSGYDIVMGSSVNLFIFFLVYFNSCLNPVIYAFFYPWFRKCVRLLLTLHILLPNSCEVNVL, encoded by the exons atgGAGACATTGAAAAAAGCTGAgctctgttttccacagctcttcaacacctcctgcaagaaacacaaacgtCCTCAATCTGAGtctatgatcatttacactctgctgtcctccatctctctgctcactgtgtctctcaacctgctggtcatcatctccatctcccacttcag gcagctccacactcccaccaacctcctccttctctctctggctgtctcagacttccttgttGGTCTCATCGTGATGCCGTTTCAAATCCTGTTATTAGAAccctgctggtttcttggtgaccTGGTCTGTGTTCTGTATCATTTAATAaccttcatcactgtctgtgcctCAGTAGTAAACATGTTGCTGATTTCAGTCgatcgttatgttgctatctgtgaccctctgcgtTACTCTGCAAAGATCACTGCAAAGACTGTCAGAATCtgtgttctcctgtgttggatttattctgttttctacagTTGTCTGTTTTTACCTGacaacctgaaacaaccaggcaaatataactcctgctatggagaatgtgtAATCAGTGTAAATGTAGCTCTCGACATTGTCTTTGGTTTTCTCATCCCCATTtcatccatcatcattctgtatatgagagtgtttgtggttgctgtgtctcaggctcgttccatgcgctcccacattgcagctgtcaaactgcagcgttcaaagactgtaactgtgaagaaatcagagctgaaagcagccaggactcttggtgtggttgttgctgtgtttctcatgtgttactgtccatcatactgtgtttctttttctgggTATGATATCGTAATGGGTTCTTCAGTTAacctcttcattttttttctagtatattttaactcctgtctaaatcctgtgatctacgccttcttttacccctggtttagaaaatgtgttagaCTTCTTCTCACACTTCATATTCTGCTGCCTAACTCCTGTGAAGTTAATGTGCTGTAA
- the LOC113167110 gene encoding trace amine-associated receptor 7e-like produces the protein MREEYKAELCFPQLNNSCKKRTRPHSESMIIYTLLPFLSLLTVSLNLLVIISISHFRQLHTSTNLLLLSLAVSDFFVGLLVVQFQILLLEPCWLLGDLACILCSFLPYISVPATAVNMVLISVDRYVAVCDPLRYGTKITPKRVKICVLLCWIYSVFYDFLFLFDNLKQPGKYNSCYGECLINVNGNVDLILRFIIPTTSIIILYSRVFVVAVSQARSMRSHIAAVKLQRSKTVKKSELKAARTLGVVVAVFLMCYCPFYGISLAGYNYMMGSSTHIIMIFLVIFNSCLNPLIYAFFYPWFRKTVKLIVTLEILQPHSRQANVL, from the exons ATGAGGGAGGAGTACA aagctgaactctgctttccacaactCAACAACTCTTGCAAGAAACGCACACGTCCTCACTCTGAGTcaatgatcatttacactctgCTGCCCTTCCTATCTttgctcactgtgtctctcaacctgttggtcatcatctccatctcccacttcag gcagctccacacctccaccaacctcctcctcctctctctggctgtctcagacttcttTGTGGGTCTTCTCGTGGTGCAGTTTCAAATCCTGTTATTAGAACCCTGTTGGCTCCTGGGTGACCTGGCATGTATTCTGTGTTCTTTTCTACCCTATATCTCTGTCCCTGCAACAGCagtaaacatggtgctgatatcagtcgatcGTTATGTGGCTGTCTGTGACCCATTGCGTTACGGCACCAAAATTACTCCAAAGAGAGTTAAAATCTGTGTGCTCCTATGTTGGATTTACTCTGTTTTCTAcgatttcctgtttttatttgataacctgaaacaaccaggcaagtataactcctgctatggagaatgtTTGATTAATGTAAATGGAAATGTTGATCTTATTTTAAGGTTCATTATTCCCACCAcatccatcatcattctgtattcgagagtgtttgtagttgctgtgtctcaggctcgttccatgcgctcccacattgcagctgtcaaactgcagcgttcaaagactgtgaagaaatcagagctgaaagcagccaggactcttggtgtggttgttgctgtgtttctcatgtgttactgtccatttTATGGCATATCTCTCGCTGGCTATAACTACATGATGGGTTCTTCAACtcacattattatgatttttCTGGTGATatttaactcctgtctaaaccctttGATCTATGCCTTTTTCtatccctggtttagaaaaactgttaaactcattgttaccCTTGAGATATTGCAGCCTCATTCCCGTCAGGCCAacgtactgtag
- the LOC113166811 gene encoding trace amine-associated receptor 13c-like translates to MMETLNKAELCFPQLFNTSCKKHKRPQSESMIIYTVLSSISLLTVSLNLLVIISISHFRQLHTPTNLLILSLAVSDFHVGLIVMPFQILLLEPCWFLGDLVCVLLNFPLYITVCASVVNMVLISVDRYVAICDPLRYPATITSNRVRISVLLCWIYSVCYSFLFLPENLKQPGRYNSCYGECVININGAIDLVFGFLIPISLIIILYMRVFVVAVSQARSMRSHIAAVKLQRSVTVTVKKSELKAARTLGVVVAVFLMCYSPPYCVSFSGYEVFLGSSTNLFIVFLVYFNSCLNPVIYAFFYPWFRKCVKLILTLQILLPNSCEVNVL, encoded by the exons atgatggagacactgaataaagctgaactctgttttccacagctcttcaacacctcctgcaagaaacacaaacgtCCTCAATCTGAGtctatgatcatttacactgtgctgtcctccatctctctgctcactgtgtctctcaacctgctggtcatcatctccatctcccacttcag gcagctccacactcccaccaacctccttattctctctctggctgtctcagatttccaTGTTGGTCTCATTGTGATGCCGTTTCAGATCCTGTTATTAGAAccctgctggtttcttggtgaccTGGTCTGTGTTCTGCTTAATTTTCCTCTGTATATTACTGTCTGTGCCTCAGTAGtgaacatggtgctgatatcagttgatcgttatgttgctatctgtgaccctctgcgtTACCCTGCAACGATCACTTCAAACAGAGTTAgaatctctgttctcctgtgttggatTTACTCTGTTTgctacagttttctgtttttacctgaaaacctgaaacaaccaggcaggtataactcctgctatggagaatgtgtgattaatataAACGGCGCTATCGATCTTGTCTTTGGTTTTCTCATCCCCATTTCactcatcatcattctgtatatgagagtgtttgtagtggctgtgtctcaggctcgttccatgcgctcccacattgcagctgtcaaactgcagcgttcagtgactgtaactgtgaagaaatcagagctgaaagcagccaggactcttggtgtggttgttgctgtgtttctcatgtgttactcTCCACCTtactgtgtttccttctctggTTATGAGGTTTTTCTGGGCTCTTCAACTAAcctgtttattgttttccttgtatattttaactcctgtctaaatcctgtgatctacgccttcttttacccctggtttagaaaatgtgttaaacttATTCTCACCCTTCAGATTCTGCTGCCTAACTCCTGTGAAGTTAATGTGCTGTAA